The nucleotide sequence AATATGGGATGAATCCGCTGACCGTGACCTGGTCACCGCACAAATACACCGAGATCGGCTGGGAGAATTTCGAAAGTTGGATCCATGTGGGCGGGCTCGACAACATCCTGTTCACCCCGAACGGCCGGTTGCACCGCTACCTGACGCAACAGGCGTTCCTGAACCTGCTGCACCCGTTCCAGCCTTTCATTGTCGGCCAGCGGATCATCGGTCCGCTCATGGCCGCCAAGTTCGGGGTGAAGCTGGTGATGTACGGCGAGAACCAGGCCGAGTACGGGAATGCCGTGGCGGAGAACCGCAAGCCGACGATGGACCGCAAGTTCTTCTCGGTCGGCAATCCCGAGGACATGATCCTGGGCGGGCGGGTGGTCAAAGATATCGTCGCGGAGAAGCGCTTCACGTTGAATGATTTCGCGCCCTATATCGCGCCCGATGCGAGCTATCTCGAGGGGCGCGGCGTCGAGGTGCACTACCTGGGTTACTATCTGAAATGGGACCCCCAGGAGTGCTACTATTATGCAGTCGAGAATACGGGATTCCAGGCGAATTCCGAACGCACGGAAGGCACCTACTCGAAATACAGCAGCATCGATGATCAGATCGACATGTTCCATTACTTCACGACCCTGATAAAATTCGGGATCGGACGGGCCACCTACGATGCCGCGCAGGAGATTCGAAACCACAAGATCACGCGGGAGGAAGGCGTGAATCTCGTGAAAAAATACGACCAGGAGTTCCCGATGAAGTACTACAAGGAATTTCTCGCGTATCTCGACATCACGGAGGACCAATTCTGGGCGGCCGTGGACAAATTCCGCTCGCCCCACCTCTGGGTCAAGGAGGCGGGCGAGTGGAAGTTGAAGCATGCGGTCTGGCACGAGGCTAGCTCCGGGCAACGGCCGTGAGAAACCTCCGTTTAATCGCCCGGCTCGATATCAAGGGCCCCAACCTGATCAAGGGCATCCATCTGGAAGGGCTGCGGGTCATCG is from Lacunisphaera limnophila and encodes:
- a CDS encoding N-acetyl sugar amidotransferase yields the protein MTKAYFGLPEEVLFCKRCVISNQRPSSSVEFKHRPDEKKATIGFGDDGVCDACRYHDVKEAEIDWGQREQALMKMLDQHRRSDGGYDVIVPGSGGKDSAYTSHILKYKYGMNPLTVTWSPHKYTEIGWENFESWIHVGGLDNILFTPNGRLHRYLTQQAFLNLLHPFQPFIVGQRIIGPLMAAKFGVKLVMYGENQAEYGNAVAENRKPTMDRKFFSVGNPEDMILGGRVVKDIVAEKRFTLNDFAPYIAPDASYLEGRGVEVHYLGYYLKWDPQECYYYAVENTGFQANSERTEGTYSKYSSIDDQIDMFHYFTTLIKFGIGRATYDAAQEIRNHKITREEGVNLVKKYDQEFPMKYYKEFLAYLDITEDQFWAAVDKFRSPHLWVKEAGEWKLKHAVWHEASSGQRP